The following coding sequences lie in one Deltaproteobacteria bacterium genomic window:
- a CDS encoding QueT transporter family protein, whose translation MWENTRLVVFTAICASLYAAVLIPFKVLPIIPGVAELRPANAVPVICSFLFGPAAAWGAAIGNLIGEFFGGMGPGDFFGCTANFLYGMAPYKIWELIGGSEPPTPKTFAAWARFAFTIFLSSALCAMVVGWGLNLLGFVPFSVLGNLVLFNNFVSSMLFAPLLLAVIYPRVARGRLLYHHLLPARPTKPRAVRCAGLALLTCAAVGGMIAGNLLASGYWTPSLLVSLGWETQNKSAEVGLGLVPFLVLAITGLALL comes from the coding sequence ATGTGGGAGAATACTCGTCTCGTTGTGTTTACCGCCATCTGCGCCTCGTTGTATGCCGCAGTGCTGATTCCTTTTAAGGTTTTGCCTATTATTCCCGGTGTCGCCGAGTTGCGTCCGGCGAATGCCGTGCCGGTGATCTGTTCGTTCTTGTTCGGTCCCGCTGCGGCCTGGGGGGCAGCGATCGGCAATCTCATCGGTGAATTTTTCGGCGGCATGGGTCCTGGAGACTTCTTCGGCTGTACCGCCAATTTTCTCTACGGGATGGCTCCCTACAAAATTTGGGAACTTATTGGCGGTTCTGAGCCGCCGACACCGAAAACATTCGCCGCTTGGGCACGGTTCGCTTTCACAATTTTTCTCTCGAGCGCGCTGTGCGCGATGGTCGTCGGCTGGGGTCTGAACTTGCTGGGCTTCGTTCCTTTCTCCGTGTTAGGTAACCTCGTGCTGTTCAATAATTTCGTCTCGTCGATGCTGTTTGCCCCTTTGCTGCTGGCCGTGATTTATCCCCGCGTGGCTCGGGGTCGGTTGCTATATCATCATCTGCTGCCAGCACGTCCGACCAAACCGCGCGCTGTACGTTGCGCTGGTTTAGCGCTTTTGACCTGTGCTGCCGTCGGAGGCATGATCGCTGGTAACCTGTTAGCGAGCGGTTACTGGACGCCCTCGTTGCTGGTCTCGCTGGGGTGGGAGACGCAAAACAAATCAGCCGAGGTGGGTCTGGGGCTGGTGCCATTTCTGGTGCTGGCGATTACCGGGCTCGCGCTTTTGTAG
- a CDS encoding HesA/MoeB/ThiF family protein: METAVRTVSPLIRAGRVLVVGVGGLGSPVALALAQAGVGTIGLIDPDVVELSNLQRQILHHTPDLGRPKVVSAREKLIRIDPAIEVAVYHGRLHAGNLATLFHTYDFVIDATDGVATKFLINDGAVLLKKPFSYGGIVQFAGQTLTVLPGKTACLRCLFPTIPSGDEVPTCQEAGIIGSLAGSLGFVQAMEAVKYLSREGVLLTDRLLTYDASASRWRTIVVKRNPRCPLCSDVPSITSLEQAGGAAEENCAVA, encoded by the coding sequence ATGGAGACGGCTGTACGCACCGTCTCTCCCCTCATTCGTGCCGGACGAGTTTTAGTTGTTGGGGTGGGCGGGCTCGGTTCCCCTGTGGCGCTCGCTCTCGCTCAAGCGGGAGTCGGGACAATCGGCCTCATCGATCCGGATGTGGTCGAGCTTTCCAACCTGCAACGGCAGATCCTCCATCACACCCCAGACCTCGGTCGCCCCAAAGTTGTGTCGGCGCGCGAGAAGTTGATCCGCATCGACCCCGCGATTGAGGTTGCTGTGTACCATGGCCGCTTGCACGCCGGGAACTTAGCCACGCTTTTCCACACCTACGACTTCGTTATCGATGCGACCGATGGAGTCGCCACCAAGTTCCTCATTAACGATGGCGCTGTGCTGCTGAAAAAGCCGTTTTCCTACGGCGGCATCGTGCAATTTGCCGGGCAAACGCTGACCGTGCTCCCCGGGAAAACCGCCTGTTTACGCTGCTTGTTTCCCACGATTCCTTCAGGAGACGAGGTGCCTACCTGCCAAGAAGCCGGCATCATTGGTAGTCTCGCCGGTAGCCTGGGATTTGTCCAGGCAATGGAAGCAGTGAAATATCTTTCCAGAGAAGGCGTCTTGCTCACCGACCGACTGCTCACTTATGATGCCTCGGCCTCGCGGTGGCGGACGATTGTGGTCAAACGGAATCCGCGCTGTCCTCTATGCAGCGACGTGCCGTCGATTACCAGCCTTGAGCAAGCCGGTGGCGCTGCGGAAGAAAACTGTGCCGTTGCCTGA
- a CDS encoding energy-coupling factor transporter transmembrane protein EcfT — MALFLYLDHQTFVHRRHPLVKVAALLLFFVSAFVMEHPLFILPLSAGIGALILWTKSTPTLRRIRVLFLFIAIFPVLIWSVFYRNGTPFPALPFLPITQEGVLYGLGMATKLGTFLTTGALFLSTTRIEEFAYAFTLLGLPYRISFTLTLAFRLVPLFLESALTVVQAQRCRGLDINSGPLFQRLRHYVLVLIPVFMGALRRADQMAIALEVRGFNSGRPRTAFPRMPWTGADTLAVAAVLAVTALYLSLWSAGYGRIGVL; from the coding sequence ATGGCGCTTTTTCTCTATCTGGACCATCAGACGTTCGTGCACCGCCGCCATCCTTTAGTAAAGGTGGCAGCTCTGCTGTTGTTCTTCGTTTCTGCCTTTGTTATGGAACATCCGCTCTTCATTCTCCCGCTCAGTGCCGGCATTGGCGCGCTGATCCTGTGGACCAAATCCACGCCGACGCTGCGGCGCATCCGCGTCTTGTTTCTCTTTATCGCCATTTTTCCTGTGCTCATCTGGAGCGTGTTTTACCGAAACGGCACTCCTTTTCCGGCGCTGCCATTTCTTCCCATCACCCAGGAAGGCGTGTTGTACGGCCTCGGCATGGCAACAAAACTGGGGACCTTTCTCACTACCGGGGCGCTGTTTCTCTCCACCACGCGGATCGAAGAATTCGCCTATGCCTTTACGCTCTTGGGTCTACCCTATCGCATCAGTTTCACGTTGACCCTGGCGTTTCGCTTAGTCCCGCTGTTTCTCGAATCTGCTTTGACCGTTGTGCAGGCGCAACGTTGTCGTGGGCTGGATATCAACAGCGGACCCTTGTTTCAGCGCTTGCGCCATTACGTCCTGGTGTTAATTCCCGTGTTCATGGGTGCGTTGCGCCGCGCCGACCAGATGGCCATTGCCCTGGAGGTGCGCGGATTTAATTCCGGACGCCCCAGGACCGCATTCCCACGGATGCCGTGGACAGGAGCGGATACCCTCGCAGTTGCAGCAGTGTTAGCCGTGACGGCACTTTATCTCAGCCTCTGGAGCGCCGGGTATGGCAGGATTGGCGTCTTGTGA
- a CDS encoding DUF433 domain-containing protein produces MARLEIGQHLAIDTRLCSGRLIFKGSRILVSDALELLQAGFTPEQIAQEYRGLITSAAVQEAARFHATVAPSS; encoded by the coding sequence ATGGCTCGGCTTGAAATTGGACAGCATCTGGCAATAGATACCCGCCTGTGCAGCGGACGGTTGATTTTTAAGGGTTCCCGCATTCTCGTCTCCGATGCCTTGGAACTGCTCCAAGCAGGATTCACTCCTGAACAGATCGCGCAAGAGTACCGAGGACTCATCACTTCTGCGGCGGTACAGGAAGCCGCTAGGTTCCACGCAACTGTTGCCCCCTCATCCTGA
- a CDS encoding outer membrane protein assembly factor BamD: protein MLGRTLLPIVGAALLLLSGCISVEKRPSAKEYYTTANEAYAKGEFTSAVDNYRDLLDHYPLNPYAEEAQLKISYSYYIEKKYAESVAAFNDFERAYPTSMHLPFVEYYRGMCYLEQMRSIDRDQSVTEKAHDRFRAVTDRFPESSFAPLAEKKVRICREAMAAHELLVANFYDGYDNVLAAKTRLRALIENYPETDSTPEALGKLEALLIEDEKPDLAKLAAQARALRIAAKPPQGDDTENAPSTQTILEPVVDPLLTLVTELKKQEDEVRKRMREAILADTTKAKEQAEQLKKADQEKADREEE, encoded by the coding sequence ATGTTAGGACGCACTCTACTCCCCATCGTTGGAGCAGCCCTCCTGCTCCTGAGCGGCTGCATCTCGGTCGAGAAACGCCCTTCCGCAAAAGAGTACTACACGACAGCGAACGAGGCCTATGCCAAGGGAGAATTCACCAGCGCGGTGGACAATTACCGCGATCTTCTCGACCATTATCCGCTCAATCCCTACGCCGAAGAGGCTCAGCTCAAGATCTCTTACTCCTACTATATCGAGAAGAAATACGCGGAATCGGTGGCCGCGTTTAACGATTTCGAGCGCGCCTACCCGACCAGCATGCATTTGCCCTTCGTCGAGTATTATCGCGGCATGTGCTACCTGGAGCAAATGCGCTCCATCGACCGCGATCAGAGTGTCACGGAAAAAGCCCACGACCGCTTCCGCGCGGTGACGGATCGTTTTCCTGAAAGCTCCTTTGCCCCGTTGGCGGAGAAAAAGGTCCGGATTTGTCGGGAGGCCATGGCTGCGCATGAATTGCTGGTAGCCAACTTTTACGACGGCTACGACAATGTCCTAGCGGCAAAAACGCGGCTGCGTGCACTGATCGAGAATTATCCAGAAACCGATTCCACCCCCGAAGCCCTCGGCAAGCTCGAAGCACTGCTGATTGAAGACGAGAAACCCGATTTGGCGAAACTTGCCGCGCAAGCGCGTGCTTTGCGGATTGCCGCGAAACCCCCGCAAGGAGACGACACGGAGAATGCGCCGAGTACACAAACCATCCTGGAACCTGTGGTCGATCCTCTGCTCACGCTGGTCACTGAGCTGAAGAAGCAAGAAGACGAGGTCCGCAAGCGCATGCGCGAGGCGATTCTCGCCGATACGACTAAAGCCAAAGAGCAAGCCGAGCAGCTCAAAAAAGCGGATCAAGAAAAGGCGGACAGGGAAGAGGAATAG
- a CDS encoding NIL domain-containing protein, with product MSEKFYLTYPPLLVKEPILYLLAKKFNVVTNIRGANISNDMGLLALEIEGSQEEIDQSVSWLREQGVTVEPIEKNVIE from the coding sequence ATGAGCGAGAAATTCTATCTCACGTACCCTCCATTGCTGGTCAAAGAGCCCATCCTTTATCTATTGGCGAAAAAATTTAATGTCGTCACGAACATACGCGGGGCGAACATTTCCAACGACATGGGTTTACTCGCCCTTGAGATCGAAGGCTCCCAGGAGGAAATTGACCAGTCGGTCTCTTGGCTGCGCGAGCAAGGCGTCACCGTGGAGCCCATCGAAAAGAATGTGATCGAGTAG
- a CDS encoding threonine synthase produces MSTITGLTCRECGQEYPIAPLHVCETCFGPLEVVYDYDSIRQQLTRQVIESRPHSLWRYRELLPVSGEPTVGLHSGFTPLVKADRLAAYFGVKELYVKDDSVNHPTFSYKDRVVAVAISKAIEFGFDTVSCASTGNLANSVSAHAARAGLRCLIFIPADLEQGKIIGSTIYGPRAVSIRGNYDDVNRLCSEIADKYGWAFVNINLRPYYTEGAKTYGFEIAEQLGWRLPQHVIVPTAGGTILPKVAKAFEELKKVGLIEGSVRPKIYTAQAAGCAPVIHALHKGSDLIVPVKPNTIAKSIAIGNPADGYYVLRAVRDSGGWGEAVTDAEIVEGIRILARTEGIFTEPAGGTTVAVTKKLIEQGRIPRNESIVVCITGNGYKTIEAVVNDVERPFEINARLQEFDELYRSLAPAATPALGASELH; encoded by the coding sequence ATGAGTACGATTACTGGGTTGACCTGCCGAGAATGCGGACAGGAGTATCCGATCGCGCCGTTGCATGTCTGCGAGACGTGTTTCGGGCCGCTCGAAGTCGTGTACGACTACGACAGCATTCGCCAGCAATTGACGCGGCAAGTGATTGAATCTCGGCCTCATTCCTTGTGGCGTTACCGCGAACTCCTCCCGGTGTCCGGCGAACCCACTGTCGGGCTGCACAGCGGCTTCACACCCTTGGTCAAAGCCGATCGTTTGGCGGCGTATTTTGGCGTGAAGGAACTCTATGTCAAGGATGACTCCGTCAATCATCCTACCTTCTCTTATAAAGACCGTGTCGTTGCCGTGGCCATTTCCAAGGCGATAGAGTTCGGTTTCGATACGGTGTCCTGCGCCTCGACAGGCAACCTGGCAAATTCGGTTTCTGCCCATGCTGCACGCGCCGGGCTCCGTTGCCTCATTTTCATTCCTGCCGATCTCGAACAAGGCAAAATCATCGGCTCAACCATTTATGGACCACGCGCGGTCAGCATTCGTGGGAACTACGACGATGTGAATCGCCTGTGCAGCGAGATCGCGGATAAGTATGGCTGGGCGTTCGTCAATATCAACCTTCGGCCCTACTATACCGAAGGGGCGAAGACCTACGGGTTCGAGATCGCGGAACAACTCGGGTGGCGTTTGCCGCAACACGTGATCGTGCCAACTGCGGGCGGTACGATTCTGCCCAAAGTCGCCAAGGCGTTCGAGGAGCTGAAAAAAGTCGGCTTAATCGAGGGATCGGTGCGTCCGAAAATTTACACCGCGCAGGCTGCCGGATGCGCGCCGGTGATTCACGCCTTGCATAAAGGCTCCGATTTAATCGTACCGGTCAAGCCCAACACCATCGCCAAATCGATCGCCATCGGCAATCCGGCGGACGGCTACTACGTCTTGCGTGCCGTGCGCGATTCTGGTGGGTGGGGCGAGGCGGTCACGGATGCGGAAATCGTGGAAGGCATCCGGATCTTGGCGCGAACCGAGGGGATTTTCACGGAACCCGCCGGTGGGACGACCGTGGCGGTCACCAAGAAATTGATCGAGCAAGGACGTATTCCGCGCAACGAGTCCATCGTCGTCTGTATTACCGGTAACGGCTACAAAACGATTGAGGCTGTCGTCAATGACGTTGAGCGTCCGTTCGAGATCAATGCCCGGTTACAGGAATTTGACGAGTTGTACCGATCGCTCGCTCCTGCGGCGACGCCGGCGCTTGGTGCGTCGGAGCTGCACTGA
- a CDS encoding ABC transporter ATP-binding protein, producing the protein MENYGSVFSPSPTDALRLEQVSFTYAEASTQALREVSLRVQPGELVVVIGASGAGKSTLVKCLNRVIPAFQAGEFTGEVWLFGRHLLQARVGELAGTIGVVFQDFEAQLFSTTVRDEVIFGMEQLGVAPAEMQERLDAVLAVVGLAGFESRDPTTLSGGQKQRLAIAAMLALRPQVLALDEPTTDLDPQGRQEIFSLLSRMRTEGYTLVLVEHELSAAVDADWVVLLSEGQVIAADRPERLLPQTDLLTRYGVRPRDLDRICAAFAVDAFPRNVEAATSLFHEIHGRLGEPPLPNRLSSEQQAAAPLLQVEAVSHSYPGGAPVVTNATLSIAEGEFIALLGQNGSGKTTLAKIVSGLLSPTQGRVLLRGEELARLPLHRVAQEVSYVFQNPDHQLFAATVEEEVAFGPRNIGLDPAEVTLRIEEALEAVGLSALRTHDPFLLGRGERQRLAVAALLALRPRLLILDEPTTGLDYPEQLRMMQLLRRLHSEGRTIIIITHVPWVAAEYAERALLMARGQLVWDGSLRGLCARPDLCASAAFRPPEVTRLGLHFDRTFLSVDEYLAAVHSEARLSSRLGESDSQSVS; encoded by the coding sequence ATGGAAAACTACGGCTCCGTTTTTTCCCCCTCTCCCACCGACGCTCTGCGCTTGGAGCAGGTCTCTTTCACCTATGCCGAAGCATCGACACAGGCGCTGCGCGAGGTCTCCCTGCGTGTACAACCGGGCGAGCTGGTCGTCGTTATCGGTGCTTCTGGAGCGGGAAAATCTACCCTGGTCAAATGCCTGAATCGCGTCATTCCAGCTTTTCAAGCCGGGGAATTCACCGGAGAAGTGTGGCTGTTCGGCCGTCATCTGCTCCAGGCCCGGGTCGGAGAACTCGCCGGCACCATTGGCGTCGTGTTCCAGGATTTCGAGGCGCAACTGTTTTCCACGACGGTACGTGACGAAGTCATCTTTGGCATGGAACAACTCGGCGTCGCTCCCGCAGAGATGCAGGAACGGCTCGACGCGGTGCTCGCGGTGGTGGGTCTTGCGGGGTTTGAGTCCCGCGACCCCACGACTCTTTCTGGCGGACAGAAACAACGCCTTGCCATCGCCGCCATGTTAGCGCTGCGCCCGCAAGTGCTGGCGCTCGACGAACCCACGACGGATCTCGATCCCCAAGGCCGGCAAGAGATTTTCTCGCTCCTGAGTCGTATGCGCACCGAAGGCTATACCTTGGTGCTGGTGGAGCACGAATTGTCCGCCGCCGTGGATGCCGACTGGGTTGTGTTGCTCTCCGAAGGGCAAGTGATAGCAGCGGATCGTCCAGAACGGCTGCTGCCACAAACCGACCTCCTGACTCGATACGGGGTGCGTCCACGAGACTTGGACCGGATCTGTGCCGCGTTCGCGGTGGATGCCTTTCCCCGAAATGTAGAAGCGGCGACTTCGCTTTTCCACGAGATCCACGGGCGGCTCGGCGAGCCGCCCCTACCAAACCGCCTTTCATCCGAGCAGCAGGCTGCGGCTCCGCTGCTCCAGGTCGAGGCAGTCTCGCACAGCTATCCAGGTGGCGCTCCGGTGGTCACGAATGCGACACTCTCGATAGCCGAAGGCGAGTTTATTGCGCTGTTGGGACAGAACGGCTCGGGAAAGACGACGTTGGCAAAAATTGTGAGCGGCTTGCTGTCGCCTACCCAAGGGCGCGTGTTGCTCAGGGGTGAAGAGCTTGCCCGTTTGCCGCTTCACCGCGTAGCGCAGGAGGTCAGCTATGTGTTCCAAAACCCTGACCATCAGCTCTTCGCCGCAACCGTCGAAGAAGAAGTCGCCTTCGGCCCGCGCAATATCGGCTTAGATCCGGCAGAGGTCACGCTCCGAATTGAGGAGGCGCTGGAGGCCGTCGGGTTAAGTGCCTTGCGAACGCATGATCCTTTTCTGTTGGGCAGAGGAGAACGCCAACGGTTAGCGGTAGCGGCGCTCCTGGCGTTGCGCCCGCGTCTGTTGATTCTCGACGAACCTACCACCGGACTCGATTATCCCGAGCAACTGCGCATGATGCAGCTGCTCCGCCGTCTGCACTCCGAAGGTCGCACCATCATTATTATCACGCATGTCCCTTGGGTGGCGGCAGAATATGCGGAACGGGCGTTGCTGATGGCGCGCGGACAGCTCGTCTGGGATGGTTCGTTGCGTGGGCTCTGTGCCCGCCCCGACCTGTGCGCGAGCGCCGCTTTTCGTCCGCCCGAGGTCACACGGCTGGGCTTGCACTTCGATCGCACGTTCCTGTCCGTGGACGAATATCTTGCGGCGGTGCATTCCGAGGCACGCCTTTCCTCTCGGCTCGGCGAGAGCGATTCGCAGTCTGTTTCATAG
- a CDS encoding MoaD/ThiS family protein: protein MSVRVRVPTPLRRFTGGAEEVSVAGTTVATLVEDLEKHHPGIKERICDGEGKVRRFVNIFVNGDDIRFLDNLETALKDGDEVSIVPAIAGG from the coding sequence ATGAGTGTTCGTGTGCGGGTGCCCACCCCGCTGCGCCGCTTTACTGGCGGCGCTGAAGAGGTCAGCGTTGCCGGAACGACCGTGGCGACGCTGGTGGAAGATTTAGAAAAACATCACCCTGGCATCAAAGAGCGTATCTGCGATGGCGAGGGCAAAGTCCGTCGTTTCGTCAATATTTTTGTGAATGGCGATGACATCCGCTTCCTCGATAACCTGGAAACGGCGCTCAAAGACGGCGATGAAGTCTCCATCGTCCCGGCGATTGCCGGAGGATGA
- a CDS encoding cysteine synthase, producing MSLLPARGEGFPPSQPLRVPSVLHLIGNTPLLEITIMTRGLSPRVRVFAKLEGFNPGGSVKDRPALFMIEEGLDSGALQPGKIILDSTSGNTGIALALVGAVLGYPVELVMPANVSIERKKIILAYGAKITFSSEFEGSDGAIRLCRQILYDSPERYFKPDQYFNPANPLAHYHTTGPEIWLQTQGQVTHFIAGIGTGGTVMGTGRFLKERNPRVQVIAVEPDDAFHGLEGLKHMASSIVPGIYHEQELDRKIPVATEDAYETVYHLGKEEGVLVGQSSGAALWAALKVAREIDEGIVVTIFPDFGDKYLSTTLWSGWPDFHRRYRARRESVVEEEKV from the coding sequence ATGTCGTTACTGCCGGCACGGGGAGAGGGCTTTCCTCCGTCGCAACCGTTACGAGTCCCCTCAGTGTTGCACCTCATCGGCAACACGCCCCTGCTGGAAATTACTATCATGACGCGCGGCCTCTCGCCGCGCGTTCGTGTTTTCGCCAAGCTGGAAGGCTTTAATCCCGGGGGTTCGGTCAAAGACCGTCCAGCGCTGTTTATGATTGAAGAGGGGTTAGATTCTGGCGCGCTCCAGCCAGGCAAGATTATTCTCGATTCTACCTCCGGCAACACCGGGATTGCACTCGCGCTAGTCGGAGCCGTGCTCGGGTATCCGGTCGAGTTAGTCATGCCCGCCAATGTGAGCATCGAGCGGAAGAAAATTATCCTCGCCTATGGGGCCAAGATCACGTTCAGCAGCGAATTCGAAGGGTCCGACGGTGCGATCCGCCTCTGTCGGCAAATTCTGTACGACTCTCCCGAACGTTACTTCAAACCCGATCAGTATTTCAACCCAGCGAACCCGCTTGCCCATTATCACACCACTGGCCCGGAGATTTGGCTGCAAACGCAAGGACAAGTGACGCACTTTATCGCCGGCATTGGCACTGGCGGCACGGTGATGGGAACCGGCAGGTTCCTCAAGGAGCGCAATCCGCGCGTGCAAGTCATCGCCGTGGAGCCGGACGATGCCTTCCATGGCTTGGAAGGGCTGAAGCATATGGCGAGTTCCATCGTCCCCGGTATCTATCATGAGCAAGAACTCGACCGTAAGATTCCGGTGGCGACCGAGGATGCCTACGAGACGGTCTACCATCTAGGGAAAGAAGAAGGGGTGTTGGTCGGGCAATCTTCTGGTGCCGCCTTATGGGCTGCGCTCAAGGTTGCCAGAGAAATCGATGAGGGAATTGTGGTGACGATCTTCCCAGACTTTGGCGATAAATACCTGAGCACCACGCTCTGGAGCGGGTGGCCCGATTTCCACCGACGCTACCGAGCCCGGCGAGAATCTGTTGTCGAGGAGGAAAAAGTATGA
- the sat gene encoding sulfate adenylyltransferase, which yields MEKGVTLWFTGLSGSGKSTIANALTPRLKALGKRVEILDGDEVRTNLSKGLGFSKEDRDTNIRRIGYVAQLLTRNGAVVITAAISPYRAIRDEVRARTGDFVEVYAKCPLDALVARDVKGLYKKALAGEIKEFTGVSDPYEEPLHPEIVVETDRETVEESVNKVLARLAELGYLPSDATSPIAPHGGQLVNRLVTGVRRDQLLEQARSLPIVQLDERAQSDVEMIAVGAFSPLRGFLGEDDYRSVVDDMRLANGLPWSIPISLQVSREQAGKLKEGSEVALTDERGMVLAILDLAELYSPDRQEEARLVYGTTESAHPGVAAMLQGGEVYLGGEIRVVNRPDTVAFPAYHRDPAQTRALFRERGWRTVVGFQTRNPIHRAHEYITKGALEIVDGLLLHPLVGKTKGDDIPADVRMRCYEVLMEHYYPQDRVLLSVYPAAMRYAGPREAIFHALARKNYGCTHFIVGRDHAGVGNYYGTYDAQKLFDEFQPGELGIQPLKFENAFYSKVTGQMATAKTAPGGPDTQVNLSGTKVRELLSQGQLPPPEFSRPEVANILIESMKK from the coding sequence ATGGAGAAAGGTGTTACCCTCTGGTTTACCGGGCTTTCGGGCTCGGGAAAATCGACGATTGCCAATGCCCTGACCCCTCGGCTCAAAGCCCTGGGCAAGCGAGTCGAGATCCTCGATGGAGATGAAGTCCGCACTAACCTCAGTAAAGGATTAGGTTTCAGCAAAGAAGACCGTGACACCAATATCCGTCGCATTGGTTATGTCGCGCAACTGCTTACGCGCAACGGGGCTGTGGTGATTACTGCGGCGATCTCCCCGTATCGTGCGATTCGTGACGAAGTCCGCGCTCGCACTGGCGATTTTGTCGAGGTCTATGCCAAATGTCCGCTGGATGCGTTGGTCGCCCGCGATGTGAAAGGGCTGTACAAAAAAGCGCTTGCCGGCGAGATCAAGGAATTTACTGGCGTCTCCGACCCGTACGAGGAACCCCTCCACCCTGAAATCGTTGTCGAGACTGACCGCGAGACCGTCGAAGAAAGCGTCAACAAAGTACTCGCTCGGCTGGCGGAGCTGGGATATCTGCCCTCGGATGCGACATCTCCTATTGCCCCGCACGGTGGGCAACTGGTGAATCGCTTGGTGACTGGCGTGCGCCGAGACCAACTCTTAGAGCAGGCGCGTTCTCTGCCCATCGTCCAATTGGACGAACGCGCGCAGAGCGATGTGGAAATGATTGCCGTCGGGGCGTTTTCGCCGTTGCGTGGGTTCTTGGGCGAAGATGATTATCGATCCGTCGTCGATGATATGCGGTTGGCGAACGGGTTGCCATGGTCAATTCCGATTTCGCTCCAAGTGTCGCGTGAGCAAGCCGGGAAGCTTAAAGAAGGATCCGAAGTCGCTTTGACCGATGAGCGTGGCATGGTCTTAGCCATCTTAGACTTGGCGGAACTCTACTCGCCGGATCGTCAAGAAGAAGCGCGGCTTGTGTATGGCACGACGGAGAGTGCTCATCCCGGTGTTGCTGCCATGTTGCAGGGCGGCGAGGTCTATCTTGGCGGTGAGATTCGGGTCGTGAATCGACCGGATACGGTGGCGTTCCCCGCATATCATCGCGACCCGGCACAGACACGGGCCTTATTTCGTGAACGCGGCTGGCGCACAGTCGTTGGCTTCCAGACCCGGAACCCTATTCATCGCGCCCATGAATACATCACCAAGGGCGCTCTAGAAATCGTCGACGGCTTGCTCTTGCACCCTCTTGTTGGCAAGACGAAAGGCGACGATATCCCCGCCGATGTGCGCATGCGGTGCTACGAAGTGTTGATGGAGCATTACTATCCGCAAGACCGCGTGCTCCTGTCCGTCTATCCGGCCGCCATGCGCTACGCCGGTCCGCGCGAAGCGATTTTCCACGCGTTGGCTCGCAAAAATTACGGGTGCACGCACTTCATTGTCGGACGCGATCATGCCGGCGTCGGCAATTACTACGGTACCTACGACGCGCAAAAACTCTTCGACGAGTTTCAACCGGGCGAGCTGGGCATTCAGCCGTTAAAGTTCGAAAACGCTTTCTACTCGAAAGTGACCGGGCAGATGGCGACGGCCAAGACGGCTCCCGGTGGGCCGGACACGCAGGTGAATCTCTCTGGTACGAAAGTTCGCGAGCTGCTCAGTCAAGGACAATTGCCTCCGCCCGAGTTTTCGCGTCCGGAAGTCGCGAATATCCTGATTGAATCGATGAAGAAGTAA